The following proteins are co-located in the Spinactinospora alkalitolerans genome:
- a CDS encoding TetR/AcrR family transcriptional regulator — protein sequence MTDRNRTADGDARTPARRRRGEELVAAIHEAALEETVEHGLGRLSMEGIARRAGTAKTSLYRRWSSPEDIVIEALYRTYPMEEPSPGADDLRGDLIAALALMRDGAMQPVHGAVMAALLEEARRRPDLHERLYSDVFDARGGRFTRTVLLHYAEHGHIDPARLTPVVFDIGEALMLKYGLDTFALPDDAYIAAIVDQAILPAVGHGPGPPPSARV from the coding sequence GTGACCGACCGGAACCGGACAGCCGACGGGGACGCCCGGACGCCCGCCAGGCGGCGCCGCGGCGAGGAGCTCGTGGCCGCCATCCACGAGGCGGCCCTGGAGGAGACCGTCGAGCACGGGCTGGGACGGCTGAGCATGGAGGGCATCGCGCGCAGGGCCGGCACCGCCAAGACGTCCCTCTACCGGCGCTGGTCCTCGCCCGAGGACATCGTGATCGAGGCGCTGTACCGGACGTATCCGATGGAGGAGCCCTCCCCGGGCGCCGACGACCTGCGCGGCGACCTCATCGCCGCGCTCGCGCTGATGCGCGACGGGGCGATGCAGCCGGTCCACGGTGCGGTCATGGCCGCCCTGCTGGAAGAGGCGCGCCGCCGGCCAGACCTGCACGAGCGGCTCTACAGCGACGTGTTCGACGCTCGCGGCGGCCGGTTCACCCGCACCGTGCTGCTGCACTACGCCGAGCACGGCCACATCGACCCCGCGCGGCTCACCCCCGTGGTGTTCGACATCGGCGAGGCGCTCATGCTCAAGTACGGCCTCGACACGTTCGCGCTGCCCGATGACGCCTACATCGCCGCCATCGTCGATCAGGCGATCCTGCCGGCGGTCGGCCACGGCCCCGGGCCCCCGCCGAGCGCACGAGTATGA
- a CDS encoding terpene synthase family protein, translated as MEAFELPDFYLPHPARINPHLERAREHSTEWARRMGMLDAPKPGGGTVWDEADLAGMDYALMCAYTHPDCDGPMLDLITDWYVWVFFFDDDFLERFKYSRDFAGARSYLDRLELFMTEEGREPPEPENAAESGLADLWRRTVPSMSADWRRRFITSTHNLMVESMWELDNIDRDRVANPIEYIQMRRRVGGAPWSANLVEVAVGAEIPEAIAGTRPMRVLADTFSDAVHLRNDLFSYQREVREEGENSNAVLVFERFFGRSTQEAADLVNELLTSRLVQFENTALGEVPGLLAEHAVSPGEQAGVAAYVKGLQDWQAGGHEWHARSSRYMNEGAANRPAGPLSGPTGLGTAAARPAFLSVVPGLQRRSRQLSQPLFRPVGHLPLPELPMPYPIRTSPHLDTARAYAIGWARRMGMFDSVPGVEYGGVWDEQRFIGLDLPHCAAMIHADADLEELYLSSDWLAWGTYGDDYFPLVFGGSRNLAAAKLCNERLPAFMPLNGEPMPEPTNPIERGLADLWRRTAGPMAPPAREQFRAAVEDMTASWLWELDNQAGNRMPDPVDYMEMRRKTFGSDMTMALARLAHSGDVPQEVYDTRVMRELDTAAQDYACFTNDLFSYQKEIEFEGEIHNMVLVVENFLGVDRLAARDVVADLMTARMEQFEHIVANDLPRLFEEFDLDEPVRRILTRHADDHKEWMSGIMEWHRKCVRYTEAERRYHTAPGIPDDHAWSPTGLGTSAARIASTAGAISA; from the coding sequence ATGGAGGCTTTCGAACTGCCCGACTTCTACCTCCCGCACCCGGCCAGGATCAACCCCCACCTGGAGCGGGCCCGCGAGCACAGCACGGAATGGGCTCGGCGGATGGGCATGCTCGACGCCCCCAAACCCGGTGGCGGCACCGTCTGGGACGAGGCGGACCTGGCCGGCATGGACTACGCGCTGATGTGCGCCTACACCCATCCGGACTGCGACGGTCCCATGCTCGACCTGATCACCGACTGGTACGTCTGGGTGTTCTTCTTCGACGACGACTTCCTCGAGCGGTTCAAGTACTCCCGCGACTTCGCGGGGGCGAGGTCCTACCTCGACCGCCTCGAGCTGTTCATGACCGAGGAGGGGCGGGAGCCGCCGGAGCCGGAGAACGCGGCCGAGTCGGGACTGGCCGACCTGTGGCGGCGCACGGTGCCGTCGATGTCGGCCGACTGGCGGCGGCGCTTCATCACCAGCACGCACAACCTCATGGTCGAATCCATGTGGGAGCTGGACAACATCGACCGCGACCGCGTCGCCAACCCGATCGAGTACATACAGATGCGGCGCAGGGTCGGTGGGGCGCCGTGGTCGGCCAACCTCGTCGAGGTCGCCGTCGGCGCCGAGATCCCCGAGGCGATCGCGGGGACGAGGCCCATGAGGGTCCTGGCCGACACCTTCTCCGATGCGGTGCACCTGCGCAACGACCTGTTCTCCTACCAGCGCGAGGTCCGGGAGGAGGGGGAGAACTCCAACGCGGTGCTGGTCTTCGAGCGGTTCTTCGGCCGCTCCACGCAGGAGGCCGCCGACCTGGTCAACGAACTGCTGACCTCCCGGCTGGTGCAGTTCGAGAACACGGCACTGGGTGAGGTGCCCGGCCTGTTGGCCGAGCACGCCGTGTCCCCGGGCGAGCAGGCCGGGGTGGCCGCCTACGTCAAGGGACTCCAGGACTGGCAGGCGGGCGGGCACGAGTGGCACGCGAGGTCCAGCCGGTACATGAACGAGGGCGCCGCCAACCGCCCGGCCGGTCCGCTCTCGGGACCGACCGGGCTGGGCACGGCGGCCGCCAGGCCGGCGTTCCTCTCGGTCGTACCGGGTCTGCAGCGCAGGTCGCGGCAGCTCTCCCAGCCGCTGTTCCGTCCCGTGGGGCACCTGCCGCTGCCGGAGCTCCCCATGCCCTACCCCATCCGGACCAGCCCGCATCTGGACACGGCGCGCGCGTACGCGATCGGCTGGGCGCGGCGCATGGGCATGTTCGACTCGGTGCCCGGCGTGGAGTACGGCGGGGTCTGGGACGAGCAGCGGTTCATCGGCCTGGACCTCCCGCACTGCGCCGCCATGATCCACGCCGACGCCGACCTGGAGGAGCTCTACCTGTCCTCGGACTGGCTGGCGTGGGGGACCTACGGCGACGACTACTTCCCTCTGGTGTTCGGCGGCAGCCGCAACCTGGCGGCGGCCAAGCTCTGCAACGAGCGGCTGCCGGCCTTCATGCCGCTGAACGGCGAGCCGATGCCCGAGCCGACGAACCCGATCGAGCGCGGTCTGGCCGACCTCTGGCGCCGCACGGCGGGTCCGATGGCGCCGCCCGCGCGGGAGCAGTTCCGTGCGGCGGTGGAGGACATGACCGCGAGCTGGCTGTGGGAGCTGGACAACCAGGCCGGGAACCGCATGCCCGACCCGGTCGACTACATGGAGATGCGCCGCAAGACCTTCGGCTCGGACATGACCATGGCTCTCGCGCGGCTCGCGCACTCCGGTGACGTGCCCCAGGAGGTCTACGACACGCGGGTCATGCGCGAGCTGGACACCGCGGCCCAGGACTACGCCTGCTTCACCAACGACCTGTTCTCCTACCAGAAGGAGATCGAGTTCGAGGGGGAGATCCACAACATGGTCCTGGTCGTCGAGAACTTCCTGGGCGTCGACCGCCTGGCGGCACGAGACGTCGTGGCCGACCTGATGACGGCGCGGATGGAGCAGTTCGAGCACATCGTCGCCAACGACCTGCCGAGGCTGTTCGAGGAGTTCGACCTCGACGAGCCGGTCCGCAGGATCCTCACCCGCCACGCCGACGACCACAAGGAGTGGATGTCGGGAATCATGGAGTGGCACCGCAAGTGCGTCCGCTACACCGAGGCCGAGCGCCGGTACCACACGGCGCCGGGCATCCCCGACGACCACGCGTGGTCGCCCACCGGCCTGGGCACGTCAGCGGCGCGGATCGCGTCGACGGCGGGAGCGATCAGCGCCTGA
- a CDS encoding DUF418 domain-containing protein: protein MPQNTTTRGGPPPESGAVPTAQRSLAPDLARGFMLLVIATVHAHMFRVATGGGGYALDGPFDVAVTAFMALFGENRGYPMFAALFGYGLAQIHLRRAAEGREWPWVRRLLRRRGRWLVTIGVAHTALLFYGDIIAVYGLIALLFTAVLQFTDRRLLTHAFAWMAVGGLFYAAVNNVLYSAAQEGSQDVTPLLDMAMRVVTLPFFWPLMIAISAFPFMIGVWAARRRLLEEPQRHRVLLRRVAVWGIGAAVLGGIPHALINIEVWDASPMAAAAVFWLHLVVGYAGGFGYAAVIALVALRLGRRRGPVVTALAATGQRSMTSYLLQSAVWAVLIPPYALGIGPSLTDAQAVGLGVAVWLATVVLADTMRRAGFRQGPAEWFLRRMTYGRPAPASRN, encoded by the coding sequence ATGCCCCAGAACACGACCACCCGAGGCGGCCCGCCGCCGGAGTCCGGCGCGGTCCCCACGGCGCAGCGCTCGCTCGCCCCCGACCTGGCCCGCGGGTTCATGCTGCTCGTCATCGCCACCGTCCACGCCCACATGTTCCGCGTGGCCACCGGCGGGGGCGGCTACGCACTCGACGGCCCCTTCGACGTCGCCGTCACCGCCTTCATGGCGCTGTTCGGCGAGAACCGGGGCTACCCGATGTTCGCCGCCCTCTTCGGCTACGGCCTCGCCCAGATCCACCTCCGCCGCGCGGCCGAAGGACGCGAATGGCCGTGGGTGCGCCGCCTGCTGCGCCGGCGCGGCCGCTGGCTGGTGACCATCGGCGTCGCACACACCGCGCTGCTGTTCTACGGCGACATCATCGCCGTCTACGGCCTCATCGCCCTGCTGTTCACCGCGGTCCTGCAGTTCACCGACCGTCGGCTGCTCACCCACGCGTTCGCCTGGATGGCCGTCGGCGGCCTCTTCTACGCGGCGGTCAACAACGTGCTGTACTCCGCCGCGCAGGAGGGGTCCCAGGACGTCACTCCCCTGCTCGACATGGCGATGCGCGTGGTGACGCTGCCCTTCTTCTGGCCGCTGATGATCGCGATCTCGGCGTTCCCGTTCATGATCGGCGTGTGGGCCGCGCGGCGCCGCCTGCTGGAGGAACCGCAGCGGCACCGCGTCCTGCTGCGGCGCGTCGCGGTCTGGGGGATCGGCGCGGCGGTACTCGGCGGGATCCCGCACGCACTGATCAACATCGAGGTGTGGGACGCCTCCCCGATGGCCGCGGCCGCCGTCTTCTGGCTGCACCTGGTCGTCGGCTACGCGGGCGGCTTCGGCTACGCGGCGGTCATCGCGCTCGTCGCGCTCCGGCTGGGGCGGCGGCGCGGGCCGGTCGTCACCGCACTCGCCGCGACCGGGCAGCGGTCGATGACCTCCTATCTGCTGCAGTCGGCGGTCTGGGCGGTGCTGATCCCGCCCTACGCCCTGGGGATCGGTCCCTCCCTGACCGACGCGCAGGCCGTCGGCCTCGGCGTCGCGGTGTGGCTGGCCACGGTCGTGCTGGCCGACACCATGCGCCGCGCCGGCTTCAGGCAGGGACCGGCCGAGTGGTTCCTCCGCCGCATGACCTACGGCCGACCGGCCCCCGCCTCGCGGAACTGA